The following coding sequences lie in one Gadus macrocephalus chromosome 1, ASM3116895v1 genomic window:
- the LOC132463705 gene encoding whey acidic protein-like: MKMNFSVLSVLTLVLICAFYSEMTVDARPGQKKGLCPPRQGFGLCAEFCSGDYNCPNDQRCCSNGCGHQCTDPYIGKPGVCPPRHGGVGVCAEYCSEDTDCPHQEKCCSNGCGHQCTAPPYTGRIPTPPPPHTHTHTHIYTRTDTYKHARTHTHL; this comes from the exons ATGAAAATGAATTTCTCTGTATTGAGCGTGTTGACATTGGTCTTAATCTGTGCGTTTTATTCTGAAATGACCGTTGATGCACGACCTGGACAAA AAAAAGGCCTTTGCCCCCCTCGCCAAGGGTTTGGGCTGTGCGCTGAGTTCTGCAGTGGAGACTATAACTGCCCTAACGATCAGAGGTGCTGCTCCAATGGATGTGGACATCAGTGCACTGATCCTTACATag GGAAGCCGGGAGTTTGCCCCCCCAGGCACGGGGGGGTCGGGGTGTGCGCCGAGTACTGCTCTGAGGACACCGACTGCCCCCACCAAGAGAAGTGCTGCTCCAACGGATGTGGACATCAGTGCACGGCCCCCCCGTACACAGGTCGgataccaacccccccccccccccacacacacacacacacacacatatacacacgcacagacacttataaacacgcacgcacacacacacacttataa